The following proteins are encoded in a genomic region of Stutzerimonas balearica DSM 6083:
- a CDS encoding DUF2924 domain-containing protein, which translates to MKPRITIAPTPDTVVAQISNLPKLGMPEIKSLWRRLFGGDTPTHNRQFLERRIAYKLQIIECRKTDRNLLERNQRRIDNLLEIGKQKSQTRSADYALTPGTVLCRHYQGVDHEVVVQADGTFLHGGQPYTSLSQLAREITGTRWSGPVFFGLKTNVRPKKSARKGGRR; encoded by the coding sequence ATGAAACCTCGAATCACTATTGCCCCTACGCCCGACACCGTCGTGGCGCAAATTTCCAACCTGCCCAAGCTGGGCATGCCGGAGATCAAGTCGCTCTGGCGGCGCCTGTTTGGAGGGGACACCCCGACGCACAACCGGCAATTCCTCGAGCGCCGGATCGCCTACAAACTGCAAATCATCGAGTGCCGCAAGACCGACCGCAACCTGCTTGAGCGCAATCAGCGTCGGATCGACAACCTGCTGGAGATCGGCAAGCAGAAATCACAGACACGGTCGGCCGATTACGCGCTGACCCCGGGCACGGTGCTTTGCCGCCATTACCAGGGCGTTGACCATGAAGTGGTAGTCCAGGCCGACGGGACTTTTCTGCACGGTGGCCAACCGTACACGAGCCTGTCGCAACTTGCGCGTGAGATCACCGGCACCCGGTGGTCGGGGCCGGTGTTCTTTGGACTGAAGACCAACGTCCGGCCCAAGAAGTCAGCCCGCAAGGGAGGTCGTCGATGA
- a CDS encoding ImmA/IrrE family metallo-endopeptidase, with protein sequence MTDAKKPMAEANRISSMLNMVLGVERFPVKVDELALEYSRQCFADSPIDKVLGEDLDGIDGLLKANKARSKWLVLYNSATPSEGRKRFTIAHEFGHYILHRHQQDLFECGDGDIETGDNNERDIEAEADLFASTLLMPLDDFRRQVDGQPISFDLLGHCADRYGVSLTAAALRWTEIAPKRAVLVASRDDHMLWAKSNKAALRSGAYFPTRKNTIELPHDALAHSYNAFDGADTRTGRAQSWFARETASMPITEMTRVASQYDYTLTLLLLPEAEWQGARHDDEEPEEDTYDRLIRNGQHPVRK encoded by the coding sequence ATGACGGATGCAAAGAAGCCCATGGCCGAGGCCAACCGCATCTCGTCCATGCTCAACATGGTTCTGGGTGTGGAGCGCTTTCCGGTCAAGGTTGATGAGCTGGCGTTGGAGTATTCCCGCCAGTGCTTTGCGGACTCGCCGATCGACAAGGTGCTTGGCGAGGATCTGGATGGTATCGATGGCCTGTTGAAGGCTAATAAGGCACGCTCGAAGTGGCTTGTCCTTTACAACAGCGCCACACCGTCGGAAGGCCGCAAGCGCTTCACGATCGCGCATGAGTTCGGCCATTACATACTGCACCGCCATCAGCAGGATCTGTTCGAGTGCGGCGACGGTGACATCGAAACGGGGGACAACAACGAGCGCGATATCGAGGCCGAGGCAGATCTGTTCGCCTCGACCCTGCTCATGCCGCTGGACGACTTCCGGCGCCAGGTCGACGGGCAACCGATCAGCTTCGATCTGCTGGGCCACTGCGCCGATCGCTATGGGGTGTCGCTCACGGCTGCCGCCCTGCGCTGGACTGAGATCGCGCCCAAGCGGGCCGTGCTGGTGGCCAGCCGTGACGACCACATGCTGTGGGCCAAGTCGAACAAGGCGGCGCTGAGGTCCGGCGCATACTTTCCAACCCGCAAGAACACCATTGAGCTGCCGCACGACGCGCTGGCGCACAGCTACAACGCCTTTGATGGCGCCGACACTCGAACGGGGCGTGCCCAGTCCTGGTTTGCCCGCGAAACTGCCAGCATGCCGATCACGGAAATGACACGTGTCGCGAGCCAGTACGACTACACGCTGACACTGCTACTGCTCCCTGAAGCCGAATGGCAGGGAGCGCGCCACGACGACGAGGAGCCAGAGGAAGACACCTACGACCGGCTCATCCGTAACGGCCAGCATCCGGTAAGAAAGTAG
- a CDS encoding helix-turn-helix domain-containing protein: MPSPLGDKIRTLRKQKKLSLDQLAELTESSKSYIWELENKDDPKPSAEKIGKIAAVLDVTTEFLLTESATTPDEEVLDEAFFRKYKNMSEPDKKKIRKILDAWEDE; this comes from the coding sequence GTGCCATCGCCCTTGGGGGACAAGATCCGTACATTGCGCAAGCAGAAGAAGCTCAGCCTGGATCAGCTGGCCGAGCTGACGGAATCGAGCAAGAGTTACATCTGGGAACTGGAGAACAAGGACGACCCAAAACCCTCTGCCGAGAAGATCGGCAAAATCGCCGCCGTCCTCGATGTCACCACCGAGTTTTTGCTGACCGAGTCGGCCACCACACCAGACGAGGAGGTGTTGGATGAGGCCTTCTTCCGTAAGTACAAGAACATGTCCGAGCCGGACAAAAAGAAGATCCGCAAGATCCTCGATGCTTGGGAAGATGAATGA
- a CDS encoding helix-turn-helix transcriptional regulator, giving the protein MSVKHLNQGQLAERWGLSEATLERWRSEGIGPVFLKLQGRVLYRAEDIEAFEAESLRKSTSERAVAGGAL; this is encoded by the coding sequence GTGAGTGTCAAACATCTGAATCAGGGCCAACTGGCTGAACGCTGGGGCCTCAGTGAGGCAACCCTTGAACGCTGGCGTTCCGAGGGTATAGGGCCTGTTTTTCTTAAGCTGCAGGGGCGCGTGCTGTACCGCGCCGAGGACATTGAAGCTTTTGAGGCAGAAAGCCTGCGCAAGAGCACCTCTGAACGCGCCGTTGCGGGAGGTGCGCTGTGA
- a CDS encoding ATP-binding protein, which translates to MSLPIITADQRLAERRGVKGVLVGKSGIGKTSQLWTLKSTATLFFDLEAGDLAVEGWAGDTIRPRTWQECRDFAVYIGGPNPALRDDQPFSQAHFDAVCARFGNPAVLDKYDTVFVDSITVAGRLCLQWCKGQPQAYSEKTGKPDSRGAYGLMGQEMIAWLTHLQHTRGKNVWFVGILDERLDDFNRRVFSLQIDGSKTGLELPGIVDEVVTLAELKADDGASYRAFVCHTLNAWGYPAKDRSGRLDPIEEPHLGRLMEKIAGPAKPATERLDFARPAAAASSIPNTESTSTQES; encoded by the coding sequence ATGAGCCTCCCCATCATTACTGCAGACCAGCGTCTGGCCGAGCGCCGTGGCGTGAAGGGTGTGCTCGTCGGCAAAAGCGGCATCGGCAAAACCTCGCAACTCTGGACGCTGAAATCCACGGCCACGCTGTTCTTTGATCTTGAGGCTGGTGATCTCGCGGTCGAGGGTTGGGCCGGCGACACGATCCGCCCGCGCACCTGGCAGGAGTGTCGTGACTTCGCGGTGTACATCGGCGGACCGAACCCGGCGCTACGCGACGACCAGCCGTTCAGCCAAGCCCACTTCGATGCCGTATGCGCGCGCTTCGGTAATCCGGCGGTCCTGGACAAGTACGACACCGTGTTCGTCGACTCCATCACCGTGGCCGGTCGCCTGTGCCTGCAATGGTGCAAGGGCCAGCCCCAGGCCTACTCCGAGAAGACCGGCAAACCCGATAGCCGGGGTGCGTATGGGCTGATGGGCCAGGAAATGATCGCCTGGCTGACCCACCTGCAGCACACGCGCGGCAAGAACGTGTGGTTCGTCGGCATCCTCGACGAGCGGCTGGATGACTTCAATCGCCGCGTGTTCTCGCTGCAGATCGACGGCTCAAAAACCGGACTTGAACTGCCCGGCATCGTCGATGAGGTCGTCACCCTGGCCGAGCTGAAGGCCGATGACGGCGCCAGTTACCGCGCCTTCGTCTGCCACACGCTGAACGCATGGGGCTACCCCGCCAAGGACCGTTCCGGGCGGCTCGATCCGATCGAGGAGCCACACCTCGGCCGCCTCATGGAAAAGATCGCCGGCCCGGCCAAACCCGCCACCGAACGCCTCGATTTCGCGCGCCCAGCGGCCGCTGCCTCGTCCATCCCCAACACCGAATCCACTTCGACTCAGGAGTCCTGA